ACGGGTACAGAGTGAAATACAATGGGAGCTGAATaacgaaaaaaaacagaaataaataatacagtttttttttatacaaatgcAGAAATATTGACATTAATATAAGAAATGCTTTCCATATTCTTTCAAAGGCATTCGTATGTATTCCATTATTGTGGGAGAGAGTACTTTACTAATATTATACAGTTTTTTCTGATACACATCAGTTACACGATCACTGGGAAGAGCCAGAAGGAGGGAAACCTTCTGTATTTCAAACAAGACATCACTccaatatgtttgtgtttttacagtgagcAAGAtatcattcatgttttaatgtttggaCTGAGGGTCAGCGGGTCACTCtacttcaacacacacacacacacacacacacacacagttcttaTTTTACTTcctgaaataaaaactgaagaGGAAATTAGAGGAGGGGGACGAGGCGGAGCCTAAgaaattaaaagtgaaagaaGTGAACCAATAAATAGGGAGACACAGAGCCAGAGAGCTCAGTTCATCAGTGAagcacatgagtgtgtgtgggaacaTGAAAGTCTTCATCTGCTGCTGGATCATCTTCATCATGAGCTGCTGCACACgtgagcatcatcatcatcattattcatgttattattattattcatgtcatcattacattacatgtcatttagcagacgcttttaagggaattgagtacaacctgccagggctGGAGTTGAACtcgcgaccatgaagtctttgcacaccggcggtcttaaccactgagccactccacctcgTTGTTCATGTTATCATTATTCATGTATCACTACTCATGCCTTCATTATTcatgttaattcattcattcgtgttaaaactgaaaaaaagtatGTATcttattatataaatatgtataattctatattatttatataataatatattattctATATTATAAGTTAGttaaattttttgttttttgttttcttgttgcaGTGAAACTAAgatcaaaaacattattttttacattaacacacatttagttTACGGTGACTTCATGAACTTTGACCTCAGTCacgtgtctgtgtcagtgtcgtGGGCTCAGGTTCCCGTCGACTGTTGCCTCAGCGTCAAGAACAAAACTATTCCCAGTCACATGATCGTGAGTCATCGTCGTCAGTTCAGTGGGCAGGGCTGCGCCATCGACGCCACCATGTGagttcatttaaacacaaagcTGTTTCACCCTGTCACTCAGCATCACCCTGTCACTCAtcaacacatgtttgtgcagtcTGTTGACGAGACGCGGCAGGAACCTGTGTGTCCCCGCCCACGAACCCTGGGTCAAACAGCTGAGCGCACGCGTGGATCAACGCAACACATGCACGGTACGCTCGTCacgtgcttttattgtgaaggtcACAGCAtgaatgtgcttttattgtgaaggaactgaggtaaatatgtttgtttacagaaacacggtgtgtcagagagaagaagatgtAAACAAAGAGTAAACAACAGCGTCAAAGAGCTTCTGTGATTCAGGAGGaaacacatcacagaaaaactgttttccaaaataaaagagttTGTGTTAAAACTGTGAAGCTAACTAAGCGAAGCTAACTCTTGTAAGCCTGCAACAgactaacaaaataaaagcattttaactgtGTTTCTTTGTCGATGACGCTTTACTTTGAAAACCAATCATCAGACAGAGAGAAGCATTAGTCACGTGACTGAAGAAGTggtcagtttattaggtacaggtGACTGAAGAGTGTGATGATGTGTTGAGGACAAACAACACCTCAGTCTGAGTGTGATCACGTCAACACTTTGAAATTGAACATCCACAGTTTGATAATGTCATACATACACATCATAaagtgtgtggagagagagcgagagcgagagagagagaggcagcagaaCAAGGcagagtgcagagagagagagagagagagagagagcgagaagcagagagaggcaGCAGGAACAAGGcagagtgcagagagagagagcgaagagagagagagagagagagaggcagcagaaCAAGGcagagtgcagagagagagagagagagagagagagcagcagaacaaggcagaaagaggaagagagagggagagaggagagagagggcagaACAAGGcagagtgcagagagagagagagagagagaggcagcagaaCAAGGCAGagtgcagagaggagagagagagagagagagagagaggcagcagaaCAAGGcagagtgcagagagagagagagagagagagagagagagaggcagaacaAGGcagagtgcagagagagagagagagagagagagagagagaggcagaacaAGGcagagtgcagagagagagagagagagagagagagaggaggcagcaTGAACAAGGCAgaagtgcagagagagagagagagggagagagagagagagaggcagcagaaCAAGGcagagtgcagagagagagagagagacgtctgGAGTGTAAAGCcatagataatggatggatggatgagtctcctcttcctccttccctctGCTCCCGTTTCCTCCGTgtgatcacttcctgtttgtgtacCATGTGACTCAGAATAGGACGTTTATTCAACAGCACCACCTGGAGGACAGGAGGTCGTTTTctaacagaaaatacacacgaatataatatatatttacattattgttAAATATCATCAACATAAAAACTGTATATTAATGCAACAAAGAAGACATTGAAATGAAGCTAAATTAATGTATATATGAGTTTTTCAAAAACTACAcaacttttcatttatttaataaatgtacattaaatatttttatcagttatgttttaatgtttggaTGAGGGTCAGCGGGTCACTCtacatcaacacaacacacacacacacacacacactgtgatgcgttcactgacctctgaactAAGAATAATGACTCTCACACTGATcgttcactgacctctgaactaagaataatgacacacacacacacactgatcgttcacctcactgactcacacacacactgatcgttcactgacctctgaactAAGaatgactcactcacacacacactgtgatcgttcactgacctctgaactAAGAatgactgtcacacacacacacaccgttcactgacctctgaactAAGAATAAtgactctcactcacacacacacacactgtgatgcgttcactgacctctgaactAAGAATAAtgactctcactcacacacacacacacactgtgatcaCGTTCATGACCTCTGAAAtgactctcactcacacacacacactgtgatcgttcactgacctctgaactAAGAatgactctcacacacacactgtgatgcgttcactgacctctgaactAAGAAtgactctcactcacacacacacacactgtgatcgttcactgacctctgaactAAGAATAAtgactctcactcacacacacacacactgtgatcgttcactgacctctgaactAAGAATAATGActctcactccacacacacacacactgtgatcgttcactgacctctgaactAAGAATAAtgactctcactcacacacacacactgtgatgcgttcactgacctctgaactAAGAATAAtgactctcactcacacacacacacactgtgatgcgttcactgacctctgaactAAGAATAACTCTGTACTAAGAATCATGCTGAAACAGAGGACAAGACGTCGTCTTCATTTCTCTGAACCAGTGTAAAAACTGCAGGAGGCCATGCAGGGGCGTCTCAAAGACTATGGGGGCCCCATGTCCCCTTCACCTGGGGCCCCTTCATGAAACATAAGAGTTTTCTAAAGtaatttatgatgaaaacacgtgtttctcttctctttgaTCACGCTGTTTACTAAACTACACGACAGTGAGCTGAGACTCAAGTAAACAACgtaacaacatcatcatcatcaccatcgtcatcatcatcaccaccatcatctaAGACAAGGAAATCATCAGCTGAGCAGAGTCCAGGGACAACagccacacaggaagtgacacaggaagtgaccaTGTGTCAGCTGgaagcaaagaagaagaagttgagattttgttttttcttggtGTTCATGCAGACGTGAGCTCCTGTTTCACTCGTCatgcttcttcatcttcatcttcatctcttcTACACGTCCTCTTCATCACCGCTGAGCTTCACAGCAGCGTCCTCCAGGTTGTCCTGCCGGTTGTTCAGGGTGACGTATACAATGGGGACTAATCCGTGGGTGGAGCCCAGTGAGCAGAGCAGCCAATCAGGATGGGCCCTGCTGATGACTCGCAGGACGTCGCCCTTGTTGAAGCTCAGCTGACCGCGCTCTGTCGCTATGTGGTGACACAGAGCTCGCACTTCACTAAGGAAACACAAGGGGGCGCAGACTGTCCATTAACTGACCACTGATCAATAACATATATCCAGCTGTTTAGATGAGAGATCACTCACTCAATCTATCAATTTATCAATCAGgtgaaaataaactgaatgttttatttgtcatgtcGGTGTGAGGTCAGTTACCATGGAGACGGTTGTTTGGCTTCAGGTTGTTGTGGTGGCGTCACGatgtgagtgacagctgtcGGAGGCTCCGCCTTCTTCCCACTTCCCGCTCCGATGGTGTGAACGACGAGGTCGAGCACGGAGCGATCGAGAGCGAGCCAGCCTGACGGCGGCCTGACGAGAGACACGCAGTAACATGACTGACCTGAGGGAGGCGctgcccctgctgctgagaaccttTCTGTTCTTATATTattgtaatgataataatgtacacacacactctgactgaGCTCACCTTGTCTTCTGGCCCCGCCCCCTAAGCCCTGGCCCCTCCCATGGGCTGGATCCAAACAGCCTGCTCCAGCGCAGACAGCTGGTCTCCGGTCCAGCAGGTGGAGCTGTGGGGCTGAGGACAGACTCTGGAGGACTGCCCATCCACGACGGTCTCCTTCTCTGTCCACATGACTCCTCACTGCTGCTTCTGAAGCCCTCCCCCTCTGGGcgtgactccgccccctccacCACTCCTTCTCTGGTGGGCGGGGCTTGACCACGTCGTCTCTCCGTGGACTTCTTGATGAACTTGGTCTTCTCATTGGATTTGTCGATGTAGACCTGAGAGGACTGCATCAGCTGATACCACCAGCCCGCCTGCCGCCGCTGACGCCCCTcctctgactcctccccctcttttctgctcctcctctcttcctgtcCCACACCTGTCTCTCTCCGCTCACCTGTTGTCTCCTCACTTCCTgctccctccatcctcctcctgctcctcgcTCCCTCCATCCTCGGCCACGTCCCCTCTCGTCTAAGCCCCGCCCTCTCCGCCTTCGTCTCTCCGCTCGTGTTTCTGACCATTTCGCTGACCGTGGCACTCCATCCTCTCATGAGCTGGAAGGTGGAGCGAGCTGATTGGTCGACTCTCTGGCCCGCTGAACACAGCTGCTCCTTACAACGCATGTGCTCCGCCCCCTTCTGGAGAAGGTGTGGCTCAAAGAGCAGGTCCAGGTCAAAGGGGAGGAGCGACAATGGctgcagaaggaggaggagctcctGAAAGACCAGGCGGAAGGGCCCCTGCGACAGCGGCAGGAAACCCCACGGATTATAATGAGCTGCGATTATAtctaaaagacaaagaaacaaagaaaggcGATTTAATGGCTGACTTAGAGGGGAGGAGCCAACACAGCTGCCCATCATCCCTGAACCAAAACATATCCCATAATTCACTGCGTCTGTGATGACAATGGCATCTTAGACCACAGCATGACTCTGCGAAAATGCTGCAGTCTAATGTCTGAGACGGtggcattttagctgagtcatgctgtttaatgtctgtgagtctgtgacgagagatgatgtcacagatgatgacgatgatgtcacagaccttcgtgtgtgtgcagatgacTGAACCAGAACTCCAGAGATTTCAGactgaaacagaagaaaatgtaaagCTTTGATTCttctgaagatgaagatgaaacatttgaagaagaagaagaagaagaagaactcacTTCAGGAGACCAAAGATGAAGGCGTTcatcctcatggtggcgctgctgaGCTCCGAGAACTGACTCACCTTAGAGAACAAGGTGTGAAGGACACGAGTGGACGGACCTGAGGACACAGGACATCACATGACCTCGTGGTTACGTCACAAGATGCTGTGCTTATGTCATGTGACGCCATGGACGCTCATGAGTGGACAGACGCTTGTGAGTGGACAGACAGAAGCGATGGACGCTCgtgagtggacagacagacgctCGTGAGTGGAAAGACAGACGCGACTGACGCTTGTGAGTGGACTGACAGATGCTCGTGAGAGGACAGGCGCGACGGGGACTgtgagtggacagacagacgcgACTGGACGCggagtggacagacagacatgatggacggagtggacagacagatgcGTGattggacagacagacggatggaTGAGTGGATAGACAGACGTGATGGACGCAGTGGATGACAGACGGCGCCAGACAGTGGACAGACATGACGGACGCTTGTGAGTGGACAGACAGATTGGTGACAGACGACGCCAGTGGACAGACAGGCGCgtgagtggacagacagacgctacgagtggacagacagacgtgatgaacggagacagacagacatgatggACGCTTGAgtgggacagagacagacgctGGCGGAGTGGCAGTTGGACGATTggagtggacagacagatgcTCGTGattggacagacagacggatggaCGTGAGTGGATAGACAGGACGGATgctgtggacagacagatgCGACGGCGAGTGGATAGACAGACGCAAACGCCGACAGACGGACAGAGGACGACgagtggacagtggacagacagacgtgaTGAACGCCACACGGAGTGGACGAGACAGACATGATGGACGCTTGtgagtggacagacagatgcTCGTGATTGAACAGACAGACTACGACGGAGTGGACAGACAGGCGACAGACgtgagtggacagacagacggatgaaCGCggagtggacagacagacatgatggACTTGtgagtggacagacagatgtgtgacagacagacgacaGACGCCCggagggacagacagacggatgaacgaggacagacagacatgatggATGCttgtgtggacagacagatgctcgtgagtggacagacagacgcgACAGACGCTCgtgagtggacagacagacatgatggACGCTTgtgagtggacagacagacgcgATCTCTGATGTGATGAAGagcagcttcctcctcctcttcctcacccaGCTGAGTGGACGTCTCCACCAGAGTCCAGGGCCGACAGCGGCGCTGACCGACGATCAGATCGAGCACAAACGCCTTCAGCCCGTCCTGCAGCACGTCACAGAGGGCGGGGCAAAGGTACTTCAGGATCAGGTGACCCACGTTAGGACTCACACAGCTGTTCCCCAGCTTGgcctgaaacagagacacagagacactttatAACCTGTGTCCATTCAGAAAGAAAGTCTCCTGATTCATGttgtaaagcacacacacacacacacacactcagctgctcctctgctgcctcgtgtggtcactttgtgtcactgaggtcaatctaaacgttggatttcaaacactgaagagacaaaatcacactTGAACtgattgatggaggcagcagtgtgtgtgtgtgtgtgtgtgtgtgtgtgtgagacacgtgatcatgtgacgcagagaCTGTCTCTCACCTTCACGTCTGCGTCTCGACTGGTGCTAAAATGAGCCACGATCAGATCCACGGCTCTGTTCACAGCTTTCACCAGAGCTGAGGGACAGaggtgagacacagtgagacagacagacagacaggcagacaggcaagACATCACCTTTAATCATTGAAACAACTTTAAATCCACACACTGGTTTTAAACTTTGATCTTTAGTCAAGGTTAAAGGTACAGTTACTCATTTGTTTCTCGTCataaatgtttataaatgaGGCGTCTGTCGTCATGacaacacccacacacacacacacacacacactcacctctctTCTGTGTCAGGTCCACAGAAACATAAGActgtgatgaggaggaggacagtgatGAAGACGAGGTGTCAGGAGAGAGACAAAATTCTTCTGGAGGTTTTtcagacagagagaaataatCTGGAAGGAAGTCGCTCTTCACTGATGagcctgtgcacacacacacacgcacgcacacgcacacacacacacacacacacacaaacagagaaaatatcGTCCATATGTGACactttcaacattttctcaaagTTTATAAACAAACCAAACGTAGATGTAGATTACAGAAAGAAGACTCCGCCCCTTTATGAATGTTCAATAATAACACAGTAATGGTGACATCGTTCACTGAAATTAACCACCAGCACCATGAAGTTGTCCCGGCCTGCAGCTAGAGGGCGCTGTGGGGAAATCAAACACGTTGCGTCTTGAGGGGCGTGGTCCCGCTGCTCGCTGTGGTTCAGCGTTAGCGCACAGGAAGTTGGATCCACAGACTCGCTCCACACTCAGAGGGTTCTGGCGCCGGTACTCCCTCCATTTCAGAGCTTGGGGAGAGAGATGGTGCGCTgaggggagggggcggggttaaGACCGTGGTGAGGGGTGGGGTTAAAGACGGATGAGAGAGGAAAAGGTGGAAAAGATGAAGGGAGGAAGGATGAAGGTGAAGAGAAGGTtcatgaagagagagaagaaagggaCGAATAAGAACAAGGAGCAGAAGATCAAAGAGACGCCTTCAGAGACGCAGAAGATCAAAGAGACGCCTTCAGAGACGCCATCAGAGACGCCATCAGTGACGCCATCAGAGACGCCTTCAGAGACGATCGCATCAGTGATCAGTGACGccatcagtgatgtcatcacgAGACGCCATCAGTGACGCCATCAGTGACGCTATCAGTGATGATCAGTGACGCCATCAGTGACGCATCAGTGACGCATCAGTGATGTCAATCAGACGCACGAGACGCCATCAGAGACGCCAGAGACGCATCAGTGACGCCATCAGAGACGCTTTCAGAGACGCTATCAGAGACGCCATCAGTGACGCATCAGACGCCATCAGTGACTCCATCAGTGACGctatcagtgatgtcatcagagaCGCCATCAGTGACGCCATCAGACGCCATCAGTGATTATCAGAGACGCCTTCAGAGACGCTATCAGTGACGCCTATCAGAGACGCCATCAGTGACGCCATCAGAGACGCTTTCAGAGACGCCAGAGACGATCGACCATCAGAGTGACGCATCATCAGAGACGCTTATCAGACGCTTTAGAGACGCTATCAGAGACGCTATCAGACGCCATCAGTGACGCATCAGTGACGctatcagtgatgtcatcagagaCGCATCAGACGACGACGTCATCAGTGACGCCATCAGAGACGCTTTCAGAGACGCTATCAGACGCCATGACGCTTCAGAGACGCTTCAGACGTGAGACGCTATCAGAGACGCCATCAGACGCCATCAGTGACGCATCAGAGACGCCATCAGAGACGCTATCAGAGACGCTATCAGACCATCAGAGACGCCATCAGAGACGCCATCAGACGCCATCAGAGACGCCATCAGATCAGAGACGTCATCAGTGACGCCATCAGAGATGTCAtcagtgacgtcatcagtgaCGCCATCAGAGACACCATCAGACGTCATCAGTGACGCCATCAGTGACGCCATCAGACGTCAtcagtgacgtcatcagtgaCGTCATCAGAGACGTCATCAGAGACGCCATCAGACGTCATCAGTGACGCCATCAGAGACGCCATCAGAGACGTCATCAGAGACGCCATCAGACGTCATCAGAGACGTCATCAGAGACGCGTTCAGAGATatcatctccctctctccgtctgtctctctctcgctctctgtctgtctcattgCCTTTTATTTGTGTGACGTATCTTACTCTCTGTGACCACTGGTGGCGCTCTACTCCATAATGACCACTTTAGATCATACCATTATGTGTTCTGGCTCCGCCTCCATGTTTTCCAGACTCCGCGTAGCTCAGTGGACtcagagggggcggggctccACAGTGGAACGTCGTCAGTGGCTGTGGCACCGCCCCTCTCTTAATGgtcagagatggaggaggattTTGTGGTAACGGTGCTGACCTCGCCCCCTGTTTGGCCTGCAGAGGGGTGTGGGGGGGTGCAAGTAGCGCCGACAGGGAGCCGTCATGCGGTGGTGACGGCGGCTGAGAGCTCGTCTCAGAGCTCGATGCCCCCTGCAGACGGACTGGAGTGTAGCTTCCGAGAGGCGAGGGCCGAACTAAAGCGGGAGGAGGGTCCGCTGTCCTCAGAACTTTTCCAGCCTCACAGACCGGACCTCCAGAACCTGGATCTGAACCAGAACCtggggaggaggcggagtcGCCACGAGTCTGCATCCCAGAGACAAAGGCTGAGAGCGGCGGCAGCACAGGTTTACACTGAGCAGCTTTACAAGTGAACTGGTGATGGAAGGTGAACGGCTGAATCGGCAGAGATGTGGGACGTTGGTCGCGACTGTACCGCACCACCGCCACTGGGGGGCAGTGTGAGGAGGTGGAGACACCTGGagccaacacaaacacaaacaaacacaactttaatATTCAGACCAATCAATCAATTGATCATGTAcaggcaggcacacacacacacacacacacacacacagacagacagtgactggACCTGGAGCCAGAGGAAACAGCAGCGAGGAGTAGaaactgcttctgtgtgtgtgtgtgtgtgtgtgtgtgcgcgtgtgtcaaCAGTGTTGCACAAGATGTTTGTCGTTGCAGCCTAACAATGTCACCGGAGCTGGGTGCAGTGTTGTCTTTGACCAGAGGGGGCAATACTGAACTGGTTACAaacatctcctctcctctcctctctccttatCTCCTTACCTCCTAACTCTAACTAATTAGGAACCAAAACTATTTTCATATCAAAGATttgataacatttgttttaagaATGTAAAATATGCCAATATTCATACTTTttcatattatatttacattatatcataataaatatgatatattataatatattttatttattatgatatattataatatatattagaTTTCATGTTATAccataaatatattatatgttatatatgaCATGATGACATACCTTCAGCCTCGGTGTGGCTCTCCCTGGCTGCCTCCAGGTGGCGCTCCATGCTGCCATGGCTATAACACCTGGTGAAGGTGACAGGTGAGAGGCTCCGCCTTTCGGCCTCCACACGCTGTTCCAGGATTGGAGAGAAATCCACAGAGGAGTGAGAGTGGGCGGAGTAGGTGGAGGAGAAAAGGTCTGCGGCCACCTTTGATGACGGCGACCCCCCCGCTCCTCCATTTCGTCTTTTACTTCTGGCGATT
The DNA window shown above is from Solea senegalensis isolate Sse05_10M linkage group LG5, IFAPA_SoseM_1, whole genome shotgun sequence and carries:
- the rusc2 gene encoding iporin isoform X2, encoding MMDSSPKLSGETLIVHHIPLVHCQVSGRRPRGSCDAVSLKRSNPFSSPENLGLSRTTSLPERDVLQREALLYSSLIHTSRGSSSSHTGRERGDRGGGGMMSDDSSFTSSNSEDQLITAHTLPRAKPRNRNPLRHNPFLLNAKDEEDDEGDADDFNSYFEDSSFHLHGDTSPALAPFHLHDLDFASGPFVLHGSVRGSSHESLRGGASDLSTHLEDLDILGLDRQRRHGSSGSNMSMDCGEQDWGDEEDDDDHLMRCGRSSKTGSYSSSSSMQHCSCCVLSHNFPETFSEPCHRGYASDSSCNSSDGVLVNFSAIYNKMNNGVPERPPVSTRANLNSSTDPDYSRTAPTSDPAGKLPDSGGGAFYLDLHTSPTEPPSPTQQASCPGHAFPLIHEPHLSTSSTCSCSVEHQGALDLDANCNSYLPPHSGLSGDLASCLQSQARLVVATQNYYKLVTCDLSSQSSPSPAPSSVNSCSDEHSRGSPTPTQPSEYFLFRQEAGQSDVNEEDERRPSPQKEKNNEEEEEEKMKNQAAGGAGAPSPMIQGQVYVNTSPPVIGRNVIGGACSGSRPRSRSYDRNLDKSPSPRLGSLERMLSCPVRLSEGTSPAPPPPPRVTSFAEIARSKRRNGGAGGSPSSKVAADLFSSTYSAHSHSSVDFSPILEQRVEAERRSLSPVTFTRCYSHGSMERHLEAARESHTEAEGVSTSSHCPPVAVVRYSRDQRPTSLPIQPFTFHHQFTCKAAQCKPVLPPLSAFVSGMQTRGDSASSPGSGSDPGSGGPVCEAGKVLRTADPPPALVRPSPLGSYTPVRLQGASSSETSSQPPSPPHDGSLSALLAPPHTPLQAKQGARSAPLPQNPPPSLTIKRGAVPQPLTTFHCGAPPPLSPLSYAESGKHGGGARTHNAHHLSPQALKWREYRRQNPLSVERVCGSNFLCANAEPQRAAGPRPSRRNVFDFPTAPSSCRPGQLHGSSVKSDFLPDYFSLSEKPPEEFCLSPDTSSSSLSSSSSQSYVSVDLTQKRALVKAVNRAVDLIVAHFSTSRDADVKAKLGNSCVSPNVGHLILKYLCPALCDVLQDGLKAFVLDLIVGQRRCRPWTLVETSTQLGPSTRVLHTLFSKVSQFSELSSATMRMNAFIFGLLNLKSLEFWFSHLHTHEDIIAAHYNPWGFLPLSQGPFRLVFQELLLLLQPLSLLPFDLDLLFEPHLLQKGAEHMRCKEQLCSAGQRVDQSARSTFQLMRGWSATVSEMVRNTSGETKAERAGLRREGTWPRMEGARSRRRMEGAGSEETTGERRETGVGQEERRSRKEGEESEEGRQRRQAGWWYQLMQSSQVYIDKSNEKTKFIKKSTERRRGQAPPTREGVVEGAESRPEGEGFRSSSEESCGQRRRPSWMGSPPESVLSPTAPPAGPETSCLRWSRLFGSSPWEGPGLRGRGQKTRPPSGWLALDRSVLDLVVHTIGAGSGKKAEPPTAVTHIVTPPQQPEAKQPSPCEVRALCHHIATERGQLSFNKGDVLRVISRAHPDWLLCSLGSTHGLVPIVYVTLNNRQDNLEDAAVKLSGDEEDV
- the rusc2 gene encoding iporin isoform X1 codes for the protein MMDSSPKLSGETLIVHHIPLVHCQVSGRRPRGSCDAVSLKRSNPFSSPENLGLSRTTSLPERDVLQREALLYSSLIHTSRGSSSSHTGRERGDRGGGGMMSDDSSFTSSNSEDQLITAHTLPRAKPRNRNPLRHNPFLLNAKDEEDDEGDADDFNSYFEDSSFHLHGDTSPALAPFHLHDLDFASGPFVLHGSVRGSSHESLRGGASDLSTHLEDLDILGLDRQRRHGSSGSNMSMDCGEQDWGDEEDDDDHLMRCGRSSKTGSYSSSSSMQHCSCCVLSHNFPETFSEPCHRGYASDSSCNSSDGVLVNFSAIYNKMNNGVPERPPVSTRANLNSSTDPDYSRTAPTSDPAGKLPDSGGGAFYLDLHTSPTEPPSPTQQASCPGHAFPLIHEPHLSTSSTCSCSVEHQGALDLDANCNSYLPPHSGLSGDLASCLQSQARLVVATQNYYKLVTCDLSSQSSPSPAPSSVNSCSDEHSRGSPTPTQPSEYFLFRQEAGQSDVNEEDERRPSPQKEKNNEEEEEEKMKNQAAGGAGAPSPMIQGQVYVNTSPPVIGRNVIGGACSGSRPRSRSYDRNLDKSPSPRLGSLERMLSCPVRLSEGTSPAPPPPPRVTSFAEIARSKRRNGGAGGSPSSKVAADLFSSTYSAHSHSSVDFSPILEQRVEAERRSLSPVTFTRCYSHGSMERHLEAARESHTEAEGVSTSSHCPPVAVVRYSRDQRPTSLPIQPFTFHHQFTCKAAQCKPVLPPLSAFVSGMQTRGDSASSPGSGSDPGSGGPVCEAGKVLRTADPPPALVRPSPLGSYTPVRLQGASSSETSSQPPSPPHDGSLSALLAPPHTPLQAKQGARSAPLPQNPPPSLTIKRGAVPQPLTTFHCGAPPPLSPLSYAESGKHGGGARTHNAHHLSPQALKWREYRRQNPLSVERVCGSNFLCANAEPQRAAGPRPSRRNVFDFPTAPSSCRPGQLHGAGSSVKSDFLPDYFSLSEKPPEEFCLSPDTSSSSLSSSSSQSYVSVDLTQKRALVKAVNRAVDLIVAHFSTSRDADVKAKLGNSCVSPNVGHLILKYLCPALCDVLQDGLKAFVLDLIVGQRRCRPWTLVETSTQLGPSTRVLHTLFSKVSQFSELSSATMRMNAFIFGLLNLKSLEFWFSHLHTHEDIIAAHYNPWGFLPLSQGPFRLVFQELLLLLQPLSLLPFDLDLLFEPHLLQKGAEHMRCKEQLCSAGQRVDQSARSTFQLMRGWSATVSEMVRNTSGETKAERAGLRREGTWPRMEGARSRRRMEGAGSEETTGERRETGVGQEERRSRKEGEESEEGRQRRQAGWWYQLMQSSQVYIDKSNEKTKFIKKSTERRRGQAPPTREGVVEGAESRPEGEGFRSSSEESCGQRRRPSWMGSPPESVLSPTAPPAGPETSCLRWSRLFGSSPWEGPGLRGRGQKTRPPSGWLALDRSVLDLVVHTIGAGSGKKAEPPTAVTHIVTPPQQPEAKQPSPCEVRALCHHIATERGQLSFNKGDVLRVISRAHPDWLLCSLGSTHGLVPIVYVTLNNRQDNLEDAAVKLSGDEEDV